A single window of Brevundimonas naejangsanensis DNA harbors:
- the cyoB gene encoding cytochrome o ubiquinol oxidase subunit I, which yields MTVEHSTSPLLGRLNWESLPFHEPILVATFAVVVIGGLGVLALITRYKLWGYLWKEWFTTVDHKKIGIMYMILGLIMFLRGFADAVMMRLQQAMAFGGSEGYLNAHHYDQIFTAHGVIMIFFVAMPMITGLMNYLVPLQIGARDVSFPFLNNFSFWMTTMGAVLVMASLFIGEFARTGWLAYPPLSGIGYSPGVGVDYYIWALQIAGVGTTLSGINLIATIVKMRAPGMGLMKMPVFTWTSLCANILIVASFPILTATLVLLSADRYIGTNFFTNDFGGNPMMYVNLIWIWGHPEVYILILPLFGVFSEVTSTFSGKKLFGYTSMVYATVVITILSYLVWLHHFFTMGSGASVNSFFGITTMIISIPTGAKLFNWLFTMYRGRIRFELPMMWTVAFMLTFVIGGMTGVMLAVPPADFVLHNSLFLIAHFHNVIIGGVLFGLFAAINYWWPKAFGFKLDKKWGLVSFWCWVVGFWMAFMPLYVLGFMGVTRRMRVFDDPAYQIWFIVAGVGVAIIAVGILAMLIQFAVSIINRDKLRDETGDPWNGRTLEWATSSPPADYNFAKTPIIHDGDAWWDMKARGYERPVEGFKAIHMPANTGAGFILSALSLIVGFALIWYIWWLAAAGFAALIGYAIFHTFNYRRDYYIPAETVQATEDARTQALTAAAATQG from the coding sequence ATGACTGTCGAACATTCCACATCGCCGCTTCTGGGCCGGTTGAACTGGGAGTCGCTTCCGTTCCACGAGCCCATCCTGGTCGCCACCTTCGCCGTCGTCGTCATCGGCGGCCTGGGGGTTCTGGCCCTGATCACCCGCTACAAGCTGTGGGGCTATCTCTGGAAGGAGTGGTTCACCACCGTGGACCACAAGAAGATCGGGATCATGTACATGATCCTTGGGCTGATCATGTTCCTGCGCGGCTTCGCCGATGCGGTCATGATGCGCCTGCAGCAGGCCATGGCGTTCGGCGGGTCCGAGGGCTACCTCAACGCCCACCACTATGATCAGATCTTCACCGCCCACGGCGTGATCATGATCTTCTTCGTGGCCATGCCCATGATCACCGGCTTGATGAACTATCTGGTGCCGTTGCAGATCGGGGCGCGCGACGTCTCCTTCCCCTTCCTGAACAACTTCAGCTTCTGGATGACCACGATGGGGGCCGTGCTGGTCATGGCCTCGCTGTTCATCGGCGAGTTCGCCCGCACCGGCTGGCTGGCCTATCCGCCGCTGTCGGGCATCGGCTACAGCCCCGGCGTCGGCGTCGACTATTACATCTGGGCGCTGCAGATCGCGGGGGTAGGGACCACCTTATCCGGCATCAACCTGATCGCGACCATCGTGAAGATGCGCGCGCCGGGCATGGGCCTGATGAAGATGCCGGTCTTCACCTGGACCTCGCTGTGCGCCAATATCCTGATCGTGGCGTCCTTCCCGATCCTGACGGCGACGCTGGTCCTGCTGTCGGCTGACCGCTACATCGGCACCAACTTCTTCACGAACGACTTCGGCGGCAACCCGATGATGTACGTGAACCTGATCTGGATCTGGGGCCACCCCGAGGTCTACATCCTGATCCTGCCGCTGTTCGGCGTGTTTTCCGAAGTCACCTCGACCTTCTCAGGCAAGAAGCTCTTTGGCTACACCTCGATGGTCTATGCGACGGTGGTCATCACGATCCTGTCCTATCTGGTGTGGCTGCACCACTTCTTCACCATGGGCTCGGGCGCGTCCGTGAACTCCTTCTTCGGGATCACGACGATGATCATCTCGATCCCGACCGGGGCCAAACTGTTCAACTGGCTGTTCACCATGTACCGCGGCCGCATCCGGTTTGAGTTGCCGATGATGTGGACGGTCGCCTTCATGCTGACCTTTGTGATCGGCGGCATGACGGGAGTCATGCTGGCGGTGCCGCCGGCGGACTTCGTGCTGCACAACTCCCTGTTCCTGATCGCCCACTTCCACAACGTCATCATCGGCGGGGTGCTGTTCGGCCTGTTCGCCGCCATCAACTACTGGTGGCCCAAGGCCTTCGGCTTCAAGCTGGACAAGAAGTGGGGCCTGGTCAGCTTCTGGTGCTGGGTGGTCGGCTTCTGGATGGCCTTCATGCCGCTGTACGTCCTGGGCTTCATGGGCGTGACGCGGCGGATGCGGGTCTTCGACGACCCGGCCTATCAGATCTGGTTCATCGTTGCGGGCGTGGGCGTGGCGATCATCGCCGTCGGCATCCTGGCCATGCTGATCCAGTTCGCCGTCAGCATCATCAACCGCGACAAGCTGCGCGACGAGACGGGCGACCCGTGGAACGGCCGCACGCTGGAGTGGGCGACGTCGTCTCCGCCGGCTGACTACAACTTCGCCAAGACGCCGATCATTCACGACGGCGACGCCTGGTGGGACATGAAGGCGCGCGGGTATGAGCGTCCGGTCGAGGGCTTCAAGGCGATCCACATGCCCGCCAATACGGGCGCAGGATTCATCCTGTCGGCGCTGTCGCTGATCGTCGGCTTCGCCCTGATCTGGTACATCTGGTGGCTGGCGGCGGCGGGCTTCGCGGCCCTGATCGGCTACGCCATCTTCCACACCTTCAACTACAGGCGCGACTACTACATCCCGGCCGAGACGGT
- the cyoA gene encoding ubiquinol oxidase subunit II → MTEPLSQTSTGAAVRRLRPLLLLPLLAMLPACQAVVLAPAGDIAAQQRDLLVMSVVLMLIIIIPVMILTVFFAWKYRESNKEARYEPDWDHSTHLELVIWAAPLLIIICLGAITWAGTHLLDPYRPLDRIAKGQAVAEEHRPLQVEVVAMDWKWLFIYPEYGIATVNELAAPVDRPIRFHITSTGVMNSFYIPALAGQIYAMPGMETKLHAVINRPGEYVGFSANYSGDGFSNMRFAFHGLDEAGFDQWVAGVRAAGQGLDRETYLELEKPSEKVPVIHYASVDDRLFDAVVNMCVEPGKMCMGEMMDIDRKGGLGLTAVKNTLPLVYDKYARRGDAVFGAGESYVLTICTPLEAEAAAVEAARRRQAFGEDIARDTPLNRVMGQGLERPGRSQPGERFASLFSAPAASQS, encoded by the coding sequence ATGACCGAGCCCTTGTCTCAAACCTCGACTGGAGCCGCCGTGCGCCGACTGCGCCCCCTGTTGCTGTTGCCCCTTCTGGCCATGCTGCCGGCCTGTCAGGCCGTGGTGCTGGCGCCCGCCGGCGACATCGCCGCACAGCAGCGCGATCTGCTGGTCATGTCCGTGGTGTTGATGCTGATCATCATCATTCCGGTGATGATCCTGACCGTCTTCTTCGCCTGGAAGTATCGGGAATCGAACAAGGAAGCCCGCTACGAGCCGGACTGGGACCACTCGACCCATCTGGAGCTGGTGATCTGGGCGGCGCCGCTGCTGATCATCATCTGCCTGGGCGCCATCACCTGGGCCGGGACGCACCTGCTGGACCCGTATCGGCCGCTGGACCGCATCGCCAAAGGGCAGGCCGTGGCCGAGGAGCATCGCCCGCTGCAGGTCGAGGTGGTGGCGATGGACTGGAAATGGCTGTTCATCTACCCCGAATACGGCATCGCCACAGTGAACGAGCTGGCGGCGCCGGTCGACCGGCCGATCCGTTTCCACATCACCTCGACCGGGGTGATGAACTCCTTCTACATCCCGGCCCTGGCCGGTCAGATCTACGCGATGCCGGGCATGGAGACGAAGCTGCACGCCGTGATCAACCGCCCGGGCGAATACGTCGGCTTCTCGGCCAACTATTCGGGCGACGGCTTCTCCAACATGCGCTTCGCCTTCCACGGGCTGGATGAAGCGGGCTTCGATCAGTGGGTCGCGGGCGTTCGCGCCGCCGGTCAGGGTCTGGACCGCGAGACCTATCTGGAGCTGGAGAAGCCCAGCGAGAAGGTTCCCGTCATCCACTACGCCTCGGTCGACGACCGCCTGTTCGACGCCGTGGTCAACATGTGCGTCGAGCCGGGCAAGATGTGCATGGGCGAGATGATGGACATCGACCGCAAGGGCGGTCTGGGCCTGACGGCGGTCAAGAACACCCTGCCGCTGGTCTATGACAAATACGCCCGTCGCGGCGACGCCGTCTTCGGCGCGGGCGAGTCCTATGTGCTGACGATCTGCACCCCGCTGGAGGCCGAGGCCGCCGCTGTCGAGGCCGCCCGTCGCCGTCAGGCCTTCGGCGAGGACATCGCCCGCGACACCCCGCTGAACCGCGTCATGGGCCAGGGGCTGGAGCGCCCCGGCCGATCCCAACCGGGCGAGCGTTTCGCCTCCCTCTTCTCCGCGCCCGCGGCGTCGCAATCCTGA
- a CDS encoding MFS transporter: protein MNAASGAPSSEPLERDASRINARDGKIDAGEIAIGVIIGRTSEFFDFFVYAIASVVVFPQLVFPYAGPLGGTLLSFAVFAVAFIARPFGTALFIAIDRRFGRGTKLTIALFLLGLSTVCLGFLPSHAQVGHWAAAMLIALRIGQGVALGGAWDGMASLLSVSAPEKRRGWYAMVPQLGAPIGLIVASALFAYFLSKLSAADFMDWGWRYPFFVAFAINVVALFARLRIVVTPTFQAAFETLELHPAPVGKAVREEGGKIVIGAFAPLASFAMFHMVTVFPLSWVFLYTDEAPSRFLIIELIGAVFGLFAILASGWLADRYGRRALLAATAAGIAAFSGFAPQLLDGGPTGELTYMILGFILLGLSFGQASGAVASSFSLKNRYTASALTSDLAWLFGAGFAPLAALALSGKFGLVAGGAYLLSGAICTLLALWLNRELAKGRAGART, encoded by the coding sequence ATGAACGCAGCCAGCGGCGCGCCTTCTTCAGAGCCCCTTGAACGGGACGCCAGCCGGATCAACGCGCGAGACGGCAAAATCGACGCGGGCGAAATCGCCATCGGCGTCATCATCGGCCGAACGTCCGAGTTTTTCGACTTCTTCGTCTACGCCATCGCCTCGGTCGTGGTGTTTCCGCAGCTGGTGTTTCCCTATGCGGGGCCGCTGGGCGGGACGTTGCTGTCCTTCGCCGTCTTCGCCGTGGCCTTCATCGCCCGGCCCTTCGGCACGGCCCTGTTCATCGCCATCGACCGGCGCTTCGGGCGTGGCACAAAGCTGACCATCGCCCTGTTCCTGCTGGGCCTGTCCACCGTCTGCCTGGGCTTCCTGCCGAGCCATGCCCAGGTCGGCCACTGGGCGGCCGCCATGCTGATCGCCCTGCGGATCGGTCAGGGCGTCGCCCTGGGCGGAGCCTGGGACGGCATGGCCTCCCTGCTGTCGGTGAGCGCCCCTGAAAAGCGCCGTGGCTGGTACGCCATGGTCCCGCAGCTGGGCGCCCCGATCGGCCTGATCGTGGCCAGCGCCCTGTTCGCCTACTTCCTCAGCAAGCTGTCGGCCGCCGACTTCATGGACTGGGGCTGGCGCTACCCGTTCTTCGTCGCCTTCGCCATCAACGTCGTGGCCCTGTTCGCACGGCTGCGCATCGTGGTCACGCCGACGTTCCAAGCGGCGTTCGAGACGCTGGAGCTGCACCCCGCGCCCGTCGGCAAGGCGGTGCGCGAAGAAGGCGGCAAGATCGTCATCGGCGCCTTCGCTCCCCTGGCCAGCTTCGCCATGTTCCACATGGTGACGGTGTTCCCGCTGTCGTGGGTCTTCCTCTACACCGACGAGGCGCCCAGCCGCTTCCTGATCATCGAACTGATCGGCGCCGTCTTCGGCCTGTTCGCCATTCTGGCCTCGGGTTGGCTGGCCGACCGCTACGGCCGCCGCGCCCTGCTGGCGGCCACGGCGGCGGGCATCGCGGCCTTCTCGGGCTTCGCGCCCCAGCTTCTGGACGGCGGCCCCACGGGCGAGCTGACCTATATGATCCTGGGCTTCATCCTGCTGGGCCTGTCGTTCGGCCAGGCCTCGGGCGCGGTGGCCTCCAGCTTCAGCCTGAAGAACCGCTACACCGCCTCGGCCCTGACCTCGGACCTGGCGTGGCTGTTCGGCGCAGGCTTCGCCCCGCTGGCGGCGCTGGCCCTGTCGGGCAAGTTCGGCCTGGTGGCGGGCGGCGCCTATCTGCTGTCAGGCGCGATCTGCACCCTTCTGGCCCTGTGGCTCAACCGCGAACTGGCCAAGGGCCGCGCGGGAGCCAGGACCTGA
- a CDS encoding helix-turn-helix transcriptional regulator has protein sequence MGLHNTAKARPFVFGLIKENDCSEAWSKSCSRAAMIITPSLHLLWCNEEGRRLLDIDQDLGEVGSRLSFSQRTGVFAFAAFLENLGEEPRAWVLARRDGGGNCLIIRAVRITLGDADAFILAFSDTAGSRQLWADFGPALDLTSAETTLLKRLVDGATVTEAARDLGVSLETARTHVKRAYAKLGVSSREEMFAKISPFRMS, from the coding sequence GTGGGCCTGCACAACACGGCAAAGGCGCGTCCATTTGTCTTTGGATTGATTAAAGAAAACGACTGTTCTGAAGCTTGGAGCAAGAGTTGCAGCCGTGCGGCGATGATCATCACGCCCAGTCTCCACCTTTTGTGGTGCAATGAAGAAGGGCGGCGGCTTCTCGACATCGACCAAGATCTTGGAGAAGTCGGGAGTCGACTAAGTTTTTCTCAGCGCACCGGTGTTTTCGCCTTCGCCGCCTTTCTGGAGAACCTAGGCGAGGAGCCACGGGCCTGGGTCCTGGCGCGGCGCGACGGCGGCGGAAACTGCCTGATCATACGGGCTGTGCGGATCACGCTTGGCGACGCCGACGCGTTCATCCTCGCCTTCAGCGACACGGCAGGGTCGCGCCAACTATGGGCCGACTTCGGTCCCGCGCTCGACCTGACGTCGGCCGAGACCACCCTGCTGAAGCGGCTTGTCGACGGCGCGACGGTGACCGAAGCCGCGCGCGACCTCGGCGTGAGCCTGGAAACAGCCCGGACGCACGTCAAGCGGGCCTACGCCAAGCTGGGCGTCAGCAGTCGCGAAGAGATGTTCGCAAAGATATCGCCCTTCCGCATGTCCTGA